From the genome of Branchiostoma floridae strain S238N-H82 chromosome 8, Bfl_VNyyK, whole genome shotgun sequence:
CGTTCATTTTCAGCGTCAACTTGAACGGGAATTTCTTACGTCACGTAGAAAACGGAGCATTTGGAAATCACTCTTCACTAAGGAGACTGTTTCTGCAAAACAATCGTTTACAACGGGTTCCAAAACGTAGCCTGGGTATGATGCCAAGTTTAAAAGACCTTTACCTGGACTATAATCCAATCAGATCCATTGGTCCTTCGTCGTTTGTCCATCTACCGAATCTGAGAATACTGGGACTTCGTAGCTGTAACTTGAGTCGCGTCCATGACACCGCTTTTGAAGGACTTGGAAAACTGCGACAGTTGGATTTGAGAGGAAACAACTTACGGAACCTGCCATCCACAACTTTCACAAATATGTCTTCAGGTGAGGATCTTTTGATCATGACTTTATTCAAATTACAAGAATGATAATATAATGTAGATTTGGCAGCTAATAAGCTCATATTGTGACCACACACAGCGAATAATGAACAGGTGagtcaatgtcaatgtttaaTTTGATTACTTAACATTTATCACTTCAATTATGGGTACTACTAATCATAATCTACGATTTGGCGATTATCACTGTCGAAGACACGATACTGTTCATTATCCAAATTAAGCCATAAGACAACGATGAAATCTGCCTGCTGTGTTCCATTGATTCTTTCATTTTAAGATCTAAGATcacatttatcattttgtaaTAGAACGGGGTATCTAAAGGTAACCAAGAAACTAGTTTTTAGGGAAGAAGATTCacaagatattttcttttatcatttgcAGATTTAGTGGTGGAGCTGGACCAGAATCCGTGGACCTGTGACTGTGGCATGCTGGGATTCCACCAGTGGTTAAACAACGTTCAGCGGTTCTACAGGGAGATCGTCTGTGTGTTCCCACAGCGGCTACAGGGGGCGCTTCTGTCTAAACTTGACTCAAGAAGTCTTAACTGCAGCGGTGATTTTTCTCTTCTCCCCGTCACCGTGCGGACTGAAGATTTGTTTCACAACCCAGATTATCGGGGTGTTGATGATGAGTTGACTACAGGTACAGTAAGCAGTATGGTCACCGAAAAGACAACCAACaactaaggccacgttgatttgattatatggatgacatccacgctcgcaccaattttcgaccatttccaaaaaaaaaaaagttttcgaccacacaataaattgtgtaaagcagctgtaaaatgagcacaaatattccgtagattgaaaacaaagtatcagaaaacagataactaatgccatagaatgccaaaatgaatctaaagtcaagaataagatgtgaaaggacagaaagaaaaaaatctattgttggtagggggaggtaccagtacagattCAGGTCCataggatcatttccaggtccggacctgacctgattgtctgtggaaacttgagaactggcaatactcaaaacaatggtaattggtcaattttgctacaaaggaatctgtttggtagattattggactcccactgcattttaaaatcccatctccatgtaataaaggctaactgtctctgtacctttgactgtagaaacttggtgcaattgactataaactctacttgacttagctcttgttgtcttcttggccccccggttagaccccaaatggctgcagacatagtgtgtccattttgtaattggcgaaacctgttcctctgttgttgttttttcaggtctgtttttttttattggtccaagaagaataaaatgttttgcacccgtatgatgtactggtccctacacctaactgttggtataccatatactatatgtgtttagtcctatgttcaaccttcctcgccactttgatttcatactgaaggcaactttttttttggccaaacttttttttttattcgctcgctcgcatcagttttggagttcccagaggatgtcatccatataatcaaatcaacatggcctaagttaCGTTATTGGATTAAAGTGCGCTACCGGTTAAGGACGTCGACTTCGTGTACTAGGCCAACTAGTTTAGTGCTACATAAGGACAGAGAAAACAACTTTATTCGAGATTTTCATTTGATAATCAATGAAAGGTTTTTATCCCCCCACCTATTACATAATTACAAATGTTAAACACTTTACACGTAATATCGAATTTTGGAATGATTACATATTCTAAGCACGTGTAAACATGCTGATGCTGAACCATTGATGATGAACCTGAGGTAAAATAAAGATAAAGGAAACAGAAACACACTCATAATCTTCTATAAGCGCGTTATCTCATAATTTTCACAAACGTCCATCGTGTCTGACTTGTCGACGCTAGGCTGGGCTCCATTAACGGACACTCGGCGAACGTTCTCGTCCCCAAGGCacaacaagatggcggctatCAGTCCCCCTAGGACGGGCGCGCATCCGGCCACGATGAACGACATGTTGTAGTTTTCAGTGGCGTCGTAAAGTTTCCCTGAAATACAAACCGATGTTATTGACACAGTCTACAATAAAAAGAATTGCGTACTGCAGACATCACATTTAATGCCAATGGACGAAAAGAAATTGGCTGGAAAATTTACAAAGAACATTGTTTACGTTATACATGTTGGGACCCATTGTTGCTATCCAAAAGCAGGGCAGATTGACCAGCGTGTCACATTGAATAAGCAAGCCAGTCTTAAGTTGAAatagaataaatagataaagctCAACTTATGCATAGTAATTAAGCCGTTACCTCATTGGACTGCACCAAATTGCGCTAACGCGAATTCGTACCAATTTTCCCTTAAATGCCACATTTCGAGTTTCTACACAATACAACTTTACTAAGAATTGTAATGTGGCCTAAAAACAGTGTACAATGATTAAAGGTTTATTTGCGCCATTTAGCCAGTTTCTAATATTTTTAGTTTTCAGaaattcgtacttccggtgccatATTTGGGAGCCGATGGGCAGTTTGCGCCACTTTATGAATGCTTTTTGCAATTTGACGCAGTCCAGTGCGATATCGACATCCTCATCCCTTACCTGCGATTGGAGGTGCTCCTATTATTGAAACGCTCATCAGCAAAGTCATCAGCCCCATTCCATCGGAAAGTCTTGTAGGACCAACGAGATCCGCTAGGAGCGTCATTGAGAGTGTCAGACCGGCTCCTACCAGAAGTCCTATAGTGATGCAGTAGACAGCCAACGCGGGGTAAGTCTTTGCAAGGGGTGACAAAAGACAAGAGATGCCAGTTGCTAACACGAGAAGTATGTACCAATGGAGATGACGAAATTTTCTATTCGTCGGAAGAATTCCCGACAGCAGTCGACCAATCAGGTCGCCTATAGAGATCATGGAAACGAGGAACGCGGACTGATATTGCTCGATCCCGAGATGCCTTGCGCGCGGAGTGATATGAACGACGGGAATGAACAGACCGAATCCCAAGAACAACATCTGAGCAGTTATGAAGCAAACTAGCGAGGGATTGGTTAGCAAAGTCTTGAATTCAGCTAGCGTTGTGCGCCCATGACTAGAAGGGTGATCTGGCCGTCTCTTTTTATTGGAAAGTTGGAGGTCTTCTGTATTCCCCCTTTCTTCATTGTTTTGGATGACGCCCTTTGGTTGGTCCAACTGGATGTCAGAGAGGTCTGGAGAGAAAGCTTCGTTAGTGCACGCTTGGTTTTTCTCGGCCTTTGCTTCTAGTGATGGCGACAATGATTCGGATTTAGTTGGCAGGTCGTCTATGTTCTCCTGTTGGTCATTGTTTTCAATGGGAGTCGTCGGTTGGTCCAGTTGGATGTCACTGTCTGAAGAGAAAGCTTCGTTAGTGAACGCTTGGATTTCCTTGGCCTTTGCTACTGGTGATGTCGACAAAGTTTCAGATTTAGGTGGTAGGTCGTGTATATTTTCTAATTGGACATTGTTTTGGATGAAGGCCACCGGTTGGTCCAGTTGAATATCACTGGGCTCTGAAGAGAAAGCTTCGTTAACGTAGGCATGGAATGTCTTAGCTTCTGTATTTGCTGGTGATGACAGTGATTCGGATTCATTCAGCGGCATGGCCAGATGGATCGGTCTCAACAAGGCCGCGAAAGCTGTGATGTTGAGCATGACTCCGGCAGCGATCAGGAACGACCCTCTCCACCCGTACTCCTCTATCAGGTACGTGAAGATGAGGGGGAACACGATGTTACCCACGCCGACACCCGAGAAGGCGATACCGTTAGCGATGGCCCGCTTCTTATCGAAGTATTTCCCCACCAGACTTAAGCTCGGGAACATAGCTAGGGACGACCCTAAACCTATAGAGAAACAAAGATACGTATTAAAATTCACAACAACGTCCTGTGCAGAGTTTCAACAACATCAAACAGGCTAGGCACTTAGCACATTCACCGAAGTTTAAAGGCAATATACATCGCCTGACGATCAAAATACTTTCTACAAACAGCATTGTGTACAATTATTATTAAACCAGAATGAATGGCAGTATGTGTTGTACAGATGAATGTTGAAGTTAGGGACAGTAGTCATAGGTTTTTGCCATATGAATATATGTGTTTCGGAAACAACGCAGAAAACGAAAATTTGTTCACGCACCAACCAACACGCCTACAGTGATGTACAGATGGACTATACTGGTTGAGAATGACGTCAGAATGCATCCTGTTGCCGCCAGCACTCCGCCCACCATCGCCACCGGTCTGAAGCCGAACGTCGCGCTTAACATGACACCAAGTAGAGCTAAGACGGTAGGTATAAAAGAAATCTGAAACCATTGAGTTGTTCAAGATCTATACTCTTGTTCCCGAAAAAGCACTCAATTTCAACCTTCGTCATCGAATGTGACCTATCATGGTGAATAATGGATCGTTTTTTCTGAAGTGGGCTGACGTATTGGTTAGAAATCTTTGAGTAGacttcctatatatatataggaactGTAATATTACAGTTTATGTGTTATATGTATTCTGTTAATCTTGGCTTAACATTGATAGACGCAACATATTTTGCTAATTATGTTTCGGTCCTAGGATAGGATACTTTTTTGGCAATCGCATGTATCTGACTGCAAGTAAGTACAGTAGGTTAGTATAATGATAGATCTTTGACGTCGTgaaaattgttgtttcttaCTTCCTCCAAAAGTGAGTCCCAGACAAACGGAAATGATCCATGACGTGGCTGCAGCTGATTGGTCAAACTGCGTCGTGAACTCTTCGAAAAACACGCCGAATGATCGCATGACTCCCAAGCTGCAGGCTCCGATCATGAAGACGGCTCCAACCACAGCCCATCCCCACCCTCCATCTAAGGGTCTGGTGTAACGTACCGGCATCTGTAATCAAGTGTTAGACCACATTAACCACAGCCCATCCCCACCCTCCATCTAAGGGTCTGGTGTAACGTACCGGCATCTGTAATAATCAAGTGTTAGACCACATTAACCACAGCCCATCCCCACCCTCCATCTAAGGGCCTGGTGTAACGTACCGGCATCTGTAATAATCAAGTGTTTAAGACCACATTAACCACAGCCCATCCCACCCTCCATCTAaaggctcttttgacccccccccccttcgtaatttcaaaaaggcttgggttacgatcaccaaatttggaggggatgatgtactagtgaagttttatattttctgtaattttggtatcgttatgacgtaatatgacgtaattatgacgtcatagtgTCCTATTTTGGGCttaaatcgtcaaaatatgaaatttccgctatacttaaatgtattgaacaaaacgatgacaataaaggttatcttattggtgtctaagtctgccaagtcttttgatGCCAATGACGATGACAttgacgtctatatgacgtcagaaaatgacgtcatttgtccgccatcttggatcgacaagcttgaattttctaaaatacgattttttccacatataaccccaaaacccaatggaagtggactaaaaaggttcaaatgattgtgttttgtaagaaaataaaagattttgacggaatttgagtaaaaataacatgtacatgtatttatcgttgaaaatggcattgtccgccatcttggattttgacccatgacgtcatcaaattagcataaattatgaatatttaattagaaatgtaacttaaaattacacaggatgttaatgatatcaataaacaagtttgatctagctataaaaccatgaaatcccataattcaaactgaaattagtaaatttgggaaaatatgcctgtcagaaacccgttaccatggcaacacgaaaaatcacaaactaaattttttcgcagaattgttgccaacaatattttaggaaaagtcaccaagtttcgtagtcctagcacacgtcgttcgccagttatacgacgtcaaagttgacgcgggcacttttagccccccccccccccggtctggatagggttaaacctGACCATCAGTTCTATTCTCGATAAAATGAGTACGTTGTGTTTTGATACCTGACGTTCTCTCATACACGAGACCTTCTGCATTACGTTATCATCCGAAATGGCGAGTGAAACCCCGTACAACACTCCAACTTGAGATCAATCCACCGCCACGAATCCATGGAATCTGATCCTTATGACATCACAAAGCAGCGGGATCGATTACCTATCACGCTTTATGTATAGGTAAGTTATTCAGGGTTTTTACAAACTGCTAATACTCAGTACTAGACAGCTTTCAACATGCAAATGCTTCGTAGAGGCAGGGGGCGATGGCAAAACTGTTCTATACTAAACACCTACAAGTTTATGGTCTTCTGTTTGCTGTCTAAAGTCGCTCGCTGTATGAATAAACATGCATTTCTGNNNNNNNNNNNNNNNNNNNNNNNNNNNNNNNNNNNNNNNNNNNNNNNNNNNNNNNNNNNNNNNNNNNNNNNNNNNNNNNNNNNNNNNNNNNNNNNNNNNNCAATTCCTTAAACGGGGAGCGTGCTTGTTTGCTTACTATAGTGGTACCACTTAAGGTCACTTAACACTTCAACCGACCTTATCCGAGGCTAGTAATGGGCCTATAATCTAATTCAACATAGGCTACCACAATCATTATTTGTGCCCATATATTGTCATTTTTGTATTAGGCTAAAACATAAAGACGATAGATGCCATAAGTCTTTCCAGACTGAGGATGTTATACTGACCCCCACCCCAGATCAAAATGGCGAAAGAGCTAGCTTTTAAAGATCGAGCACCTTGCATTCGAGACAGAAAACGTTACAGTCCACAGAGAACTATAATGAAAAATACTTGTGTGGTATGTGATAACTTATCAACAAAGGTTGATATTTCCAGACGTCTATTCCTGAATATACAGACCTGCCTTGGTCGGAATTGCCAGCCAGGTAGTTCAAGCAACTAATTGATCGTGAATATAGTTCTCAAATCAGGTGCAGtttcaacattatgtttgaatgTATGCATTTTGGACAGCGAAAGAAAATCCAACCATGATTTCACTTTGACATTTCTACATACCTCAATGTACGGTGGGGCTCACAGTAGGTAGCCAGTCTCCAGCCTTGGGCGGTGTGCACTAGTTCAACCAGTTCAAGATGGGTCAAAGGGCGAGATGAATATCTTTAGGTCTTTAGCAGGATTTAGTAAAGTAATATACTACAATATCCTCTTCGTGGACGTAACTTAGAAATGGCAAACACCAGTCTGATGTAGCCAGGGACGACGTAACTTAGCAGGTGTGACATGGACGGATCGACCCATTTTGAATAGCTTTGAATCTTTAAAAATGAGAAATTAACGATTGATCTTAGAACTATTCAGGGGTGCTAAGGAGAGAAGGCAGATAATCAATAATCACGTATACTATAAACCTTCCTGTGCTTGAAAGCAGCCAGGAAAAGACAAACATTTTGTTCTGGTCCTTACCCCAGTCGCAGAATCGACTCGTCCGCCCTTTGACCCTGTTCATCGATGCATGCAGTGTAAATATTGGGGTCTGAGATCAACGTTCTCGTGAGTACTTCATTGACCGTATGTATGTGTTGGGTAGACTTTGTCGTTCCATTGTTCAATTCCATTTCTTAGATTGTTAGATGGTACAAGCATCAAGACATATCTTAAAGTATACTAGCTGAAAATTAGTCCGATTTAACTTGACGTATAACGTTAGAACTATTAGGCACTGAGTCACCTTCATACATCTATCCTTCACGCATTTTGCCGACATGAAGCACGTGTGCCAAAGTTTATAGTGTCTAGATATGAGTGGCtgattattagattttgggttcTTCCCGCCAAGAAACTTCTTTGTATTTATGACATTTATACCATCACCCGTTTGTCTCGGTTTCGTCACTGTGTTGGGGTCATAGGTCAACGTTCTGGTGGGTGCTTAAACCGagtaacctccttgcttaaacTAATGATGGTGTTTTACGGTTCAAAGTTTTTGGATTGAGATCAAGTGTGTTTAAACAGAGCTTAATATGGCCCTTTGGTGCCCCTGTGGCTTACAACAACCTAAGGGTCTGATAATGATGTTGAAGTGGCCAGGGTGGCCAGGATGccagtaacctggaatccagtctagttgtggcacggcctaccgtagttagtatAGACTCTCTACGGGGTCAGTGCAGCTCTAAGCCGCCggtgtaatcattcacacccggtagcattttccccgGTAGGATTTTGCCCAGTGGGAGTGAATTAATAGGCCACAACTAGACTAACTGCTGGCCggcaattaactcccactgggccaagtctaaccgcgtgaaaatcctaccgggtgtgaatgattaccccggcggctgagagctacactggccccgtagagagcctaaaCTAACTACGGTAACGTTAGGCCGAGCCAGTAGTAGACTCGATTCCAGGTTAGGATGCCAGCCGTGTTAGCTTTGGTTCGCTCCAAATGACTGTTATCCTAATCAGCTACAGCTAACGTATTCGAAACGGGAAAACCATTACTCCAACCCCAAGTTCCCCGTTAGTTCATTGTAAATAGCCTTGAACCCTGAACTCTTGTACGATCTTTGATATAAACAACATTTGTCAACTTTACCGCTCTATCAATTTAGAGTGGTGGGCGTAAGGCTTAgaacacatttccaaagcggggcccggccgggatgttttaagaaacgaaaaattaaactttatacctagaaatatacacagataatTGCCAGGgattttattttgacattttgtgtattttgatgtcttttatatcattctttttgctcccgaaagctgcccggccgggccccgctttggaaatgtgacctaagcctaaggtcATCTCTTTAGAGAGTATTTCATTGTCATTCCGTCAGTCAACTTTTGTTGTAAAAGAAAGCATGAAATAGACTAGATGcttatgaaatacatttttttgcattttgcgacttgcagtcgcaaaatgccttctggccagtgtagtcgccgttgtgatgttgtgatgttgtgatgttgagatgaacggacctgttcaatccatgccaaacatttctatacctgttaaaacaggcattttttcaacatgttcgcactagcgcagtggtaaagtttacgcattctaaaccaatgcacccggttcgaatccgaggaaatagatttttttttcttttttacatccattaaaatactcatttttacatccatttggccacaccaatttatttctttggttaacggattcgccgcttcgtttttttgccgaatagaaataaaaaattaaaaaaaaaacttaaaaatgccccgcaacagagctcactcaaaaacaggcaatgtgtagtgaaatttgctgcagttcacgcaaattttaacaggtggcgtctagatctgctgcagttcaggcacatatgtgaatctctccatgcgccaatatcaggtttagttactctgttctatttatatgacattctaataactagaaaaaaaaagttcacacacgcaaacattggcaaaatgccagcttttttaaaagcacttgttttcgTAGAATCTGATCGACGTTTTGGTATGAAATAAACGTCTCCAAACGTAGCCTTGTGAGACAAGGCATTGTTGAAACATGCATTAGCAATCTTCACATCATATTATACTGATGTTTCGATCACGAACTTTGAAATCTCTTTATCGTTTGACTTGACGACATTTGGAGGTTCTCCGTTGGCGGGATCGGTAACCGCTGAATAACTCTCCCTCCCAGACACCTGGCGAACGCTCTCGTCCCCAAGGCacaacaagatggcggctatCAGTCCCCCTAGGACGGGCGCGCATCCGGCCACGATGAACGACATGTAGTAGTTTTCAGTGGCGTCGTAAAGTTTCCCTGAAATACAGACCGATTtgcaaatattttgacaatctCTAATAATGAGCAGCCAATTGCCTACCACTGACACTTGTATTACTATTACCATCCAACCTAAAAGCCTACAAAACGGTTGGCATTGCCATTTTGGACACATCTACTTCGTTAAAACCAAGATACTCCATTGGGAAACGTGTATCACTTTGTCACATTCAATCAGAAACTGTCCATATATATCAAGTAGATTAGTCTTATGGTAATAAATTTGCTTTTACCTGCAATTGGAGGTGCAGCCAGAATTGAAACGCTCATCAGCAATGTCACCAGTCCCACTGCTTCAGAGAGTCTTGTAATACCGACTAGATCCGCCAGGATGGTCAGTGCCCATTGTCAAACTAGCCCCTACTAGAATCCCTAGCACCATACAATAGATAGCCAGCGCTGGGTAAGTCTTTACAAGGAGTGACAGTAGAGAAGAGATGCCAGCCATTGATAGAAAAAGTATGTACCAATGCAGATGTAGAAATTTCCGACACGTGGGAAGAAATCCCGACAGAAACCGACCAATCAGGTCGCCTACAGAGATCAGGGAAACCAGGAACGCTGATTGGTATTGTTCTATCCCGAGATGCTTTGCGCGCTGTGCGATGTGCACGACGGGAATGAAAAAGCCAAACCCTAACAAGCAGGTGTGTGCAGTTATGAAACAAGCTAGCCGACGATTGGTCAACAGAG
Proteins encoded in this window:
- the LOC118420455 gene encoding monocarboxylate transporter 13-like isoform X3, with protein sequence MPVRYTRPLDGGWGWAVVGAVFMIGACSLGVIRSFGVFFEEFTTQFDQSATATSWAISVCLGLTFGGTLLGVMLSATFGFRPVAMVGGVLAATGCILASFSTSIVHLYITVGVLVGLGSSLAMFPSLSLVGKYFDKKRAIANGIAFSGVGVGNIVFPLIFTYLIEEYGWRGSFLIAAGVMLNITAFAALLRPIHLAMPLNESESLSSPANTEAKTFHAYVNEAFSSEPSDIQLDQPVAFIQNNVQLENIHDLPPKSETLSTSPVAKAKEIQAFTNEAFSSDSDIQLDQPTTPIENNDQQENIDDLPTKSESLSPSLEAKAEKNQACTNEAFSPDLSDIQLDQPKGVIQNNEERGNTEDLQLSNKKRRPDHPSSHGRTTLAEFKTLLTNPSLVCFITAQMLFLGFGLFIPVVHITPRARHLGIEQYQSAFLVSMISIGDLIGRLLSGILPTNRKFRHLHWYILLVLATGISCLLSPLAKTYPALAVYCITIGLLVGAGLTLSMTLLADLVGPTRLSDGMGLMTLLMSVSIIGAPPIAGKLYDATENYNMSFIVAGCAPVLGGLIAAILLCLGDENVRRVSVNGAQPSVDKSDTMDVCENYEITRL
- the LOC118420455 gene encoding monocarboxylate transporter 12-like isoform X4 gives rise to the protein MLSATFGFRPVAMVGGVLAATGCILTSFSTSIVHLYITVGVLVGLGSSLAMFPSLSLVGKYFDKKRAIANGIAFSGVGVGNIVFPLIFTYLIEEYGWRGSFLIAAGVMLNITAFAALLRPIHLAMPLNESESLSSPANTEAKTFHAYVNEAFSSEPSDIQLDQPVAFIQNNVQLENIHDLPPKSETLSTSPVAKAKEIQAFTNEAFSSDSDIQLDQPTTPIENNDQQENIDDLPTKSESLSPSLEAKAEKNQACTNEAFSPDLSDIQLDQPKGVIQNNEERGNTEDLQLSNKKRRPDHPSSHGRTTLAEFKTLLTNPSLVCFITAQMLFLGFGLFIPVVHITPRARHLGIEQYQSAFLVSMISIGDLIGRLLSGILPTNRKFRHLHWYILLVLATGISCLLSPLAKTYPALAVYCITIGLLVGAGLTLSMTLLADLVGPTRLSDGMGLMTLLMSVSIIGAPPIAGKLYDATENYNMSFIVAGCAPVLGGLIAAILLCLGDENVRRVSVNGAQPSVDKSDTMDVCENYEITRL
- the LOC118420455 gene encoding monocarboxylate transporter 13-like isoform X1, producing MPVRYTRPLDGGWGWAVVGAVFMIGACSLGVIRSFGVFFEEFTTQFDQSAAATSWIISVCLGLTFGGTLLGVMLSATFGFRPVAMVGGVLAATGCILTSFSTSIVHLYITVGVLVGLGSSLAMFPSLSLVGKYFDKKRAIANGIAFSGVGVGNIVFPLIFTYLIEEYGWRGSFLIAAGVMLNITAFAALLRPIHLAMPLNESESLSSPANTEAKTFHAYVNEAFSSEPSDIQLDQPVAFIQNNVQLENIHDLPPKSETLSTSPVAKAKEIQAFTNEAFSSDSDIQLDQPTTPIENNDQQENIDDLPTKSESLSPSLEAKAEKNQACTNEAFSPDLSDIQLDQPKGVIQNNEERGNTEDLQLSNKKRRPDHPSSHGRTTLAEFKTLLTNPSLVCFITAQMLFLGFGLFIPVVHITPRARHLGIEQYQSAFLVSMISIGDLIGRLLSGILPTNRKFRHLHWYILLVLATGISCLLSPLAKTYPALAVYCITIGLLVGAGLTLSMTLLADLVGPTRLSDGMGLMTLLMSVSIIGAPPIAGKLYDATENYNMSFIVAGCAPVLGGLIAAILLCLGDENVRRVSVNGAQPSVDKSDTMDVCENYEITRL
- the LOC118420455 gene encoding monocarboxylate transporter 13-like isoform X2 produces the protein MPVRYTRPLDGGWGWAVVGAVFMIGACSLGVMRSFGVFFEEFTTQFDQSAAATSWIISVCLGLTFGGTLLGVMLSATFGFRPVAMVGGVLAATGCILTSFSTSIVHLYITVGVLVGLGSSLAMFPSLSLVGKYFDKKRAIANGIAFSGVGVGNIVFPLIFTYLIEEYGWRGSFLIAAGVMLNITAFAALLRPIHLAMPLNESESLSSPANTEAKTFHAYVNEAFSSEPSDIQLDQPVAFIQNNVQLENIHDLPPKSETLSTSPVAKAKEIQAFTNEAFSSDSDIQLDQPTTPIENNDQQENIDDLPTKSESLSPSLEAKAEKNQACTNEAFSPDLSDIQLDQPKGVIQNNEERGNTEDLQLSNKKRRPDHPSSHGRTTLAEFKTLLTNPSLVCFITAQMLFLGFGLFIPVVHITPRARHLGIEQYQSAFLVSMISIGDLIGRLLSGILPTNRKFRHLHWYILLVLATGISCLLSPLAKTYPALAVYCITIGLLVGAGLTLSMTLLADLVGPTRLSDGMGLMTLLMSVSIIGAPPIAGKLYDATENYNMSFIVAGCAPVLGGLIAAILLCLGDENVRRVSVNGAQPSVDKSDTMDVCENYEITRL